A portion of the Zootoca vivipara chromosome 6, rZooViv1.1, whole genome shotgun sequence genome contains these proteins:
- the ABHD17A gene encoding alpha/beta hydrolase domain-containing protein 17A translates to MNGLTVSELCCLFCCPPCPGRIAAKLAFLPPEPTYTIVPEPDPVGGSGTASPRGGAMNRWKLHLADRADFQYAQRELDTIEVFLTKSSRGNRVGCMYVRCVPGARFTVLFSHGNAVDLGQMCSFYISLGTRISCNIFSYDYSGYGVSTGKPSEKNLYADVDAAWQALRTRYGISPENIILYGQSIGTVPTVDLASRYECAAVILHSPLTSGMRVAFPETKKTYCFDAFPNIDKVSRITSPVLFIHGTEDEVIDFSHGLALYERCPKAVEPLWVEGAGHNDIELYSQYLERLRKFISHDLASQNN, encoded by the exons ATGAACGGCCTAACAGTCAGCGAACTCTGCTGCCTTTTctgctgcccgccctgccccggGCGCATCGCCGCCAAGCTGGCCTTCTTGCCCCCTGAGCCCACATACACCATCGTCCCCGAGCCGGACCCCGTGGGGGGCTCCGGCACCGCCTCCCCCCGAGGGGGAGCCATGAACCGCTGGAAGCTCCACCTGGCGGACCGAGCCGATTTCCAGTATGCCCAGCGGGAACTGGACACCATCGAGGtgttcctgaccaagagcagccGGGGGAATCGTGTGGGCTGCATGTACGTCCGGTGTGTACCTGGCGCCAG GTTCACTGTCTTGTTCTCACACGGCAACGCTGTGGACCTGGGCCAGATGTGCAGCTTCTACATCAGCCTGGGCACCCGCATCAGCTGCAACATCTTCTCCTACGACTACTCGGGGTACGGCGTCAGCACGGGGAAGCCCTCCGAGAAGAATCTGTACGCCGACGTCGACGCAGCCTGGCAGGCGCTGCGCACCCG ATACGGGATCAGTCCTGAGAACATCATCTTGTACGGGCAGAGCATTGGGACGGTGCCCACAGTCGACCTGGCCTCTCGCTATGAGTGCGCGGCGGTCATCTTGCACTCGCCGCTCACTTCGGGGATGCGCGTCGCCTTCCCGGAAACCAAGAAGACCTACTGTTTCGACGCTTTCCCCAA CATCGACAAAGTCTCCCGGATCACCTCCCCAGTCCTCTTCATCCACGGCACGGAGGATGAGGTCATTGACTTCTCCCACGGCTTGGCCCTGTACGAGCGCTGCCCGAAGGCCGTCGAGCCGCTCTGGGTCGAGGGGGCCGGCCACAACGACATCGAACTGTACAGCCAGTACCTGGAGCGCCTGCGCAAGTTCATTTCGCACGACCTGGCCAGCCAGAACAACTGA